The Phycisphaerae bacterium DNA segment ACGCAACGCCCTTGGACAGGTGAGCGGCCACCGGCGCAAAGATATCTCGCCCGTGGAATGTCCTCGAAACCTGTGCGGCGAAGTATTGGTGATTCTCAACCGACCTTACCCCCTGCAGCACGGCGTCGCGGTGGACAAGCGTCAGCAAGCCGTTGTCCGGAGCCAGGACATATCGATCGCTGTATCGAGCGGCCAGGATCCGCCGGTTGGTACCCACCGTCGGGTCAACCACCGCCACAAAGATCGTCTTGGGTGGAAACCAAGGCAGGCATTGACGTAGCACAAACGCGCCGTGGTAGATGTCCTGCGGGTTGATCTCGTGGGTAATGTCTTCGATGATGGCTCGCGGGTTGATCTGTAGAATAACGCCCTTCATGCAGGCGACATAATGGTCGCGGGTACCGAAATCGGTAAGAAGGGCGATGACGGGGTCCATGGACTCCATTATGGACCGGCCCCTCGCGAAGTCAACGAACTCTTGACGAGCCACGGGCTTTATCACCGTGGTCTGATGGGTTCCGTGAAGACCGGCGGCATAAAGCCGCCGGCTCGTCAAGGTGGTCAAGACTCTCGCGGTCACGTAGTCTCAGGAGATCATCACATGTCTTCCGACCAGCATCGAATCGGTTGGATTGGCACCGGCGTGATGGGCGTGTCGATGTGCGGTCACGTCATGGCGCGCGCGGCCTCTATCACAATCCACAACCGTACGCGGGACAAGGCAAGGCCACTGCTCGACCGCGGTGCAGTGTGGGC contains these protein-coding regions:
- a CDS encoding SAM-dependent chlorinase/fluorinase: MARQEFVDFARGRSIMESMDPVIALLTDFGTRDHYVACMKGVILQINPRAIIEDITHEINPQDIYHGAFVLRQCLPWFPPKTIFVAVVDPTVGTNRRILAARYSDRYVLAPDNGLLTLVHRDAVLQGVRSVENHQYFAAQVSRTFHGRDIFAPVAAHLSKGVAFDHLGPVVDRMEVLSLSRPRIHPDGTVDGEVVLIDHFGNLITNIAVTDLTAANIRRHHLHVTVGETVIGPLRDSYADVPPGQPVALLGSSQMLEIGINGGNAAKTLGGARGTPVILR